The Legionella spiritensis DNA segment TTCATGCCGATGTGGATTTTGCCGCCAAGAAACGTCCCGACGGTCAATACTACGGCTTTGGCGCGCAGCGTCAAACCAATCTGGGTGACGACCCCGCAAACCCGACCGTTTTCAATCACCAGATCGTCAACCGCTTGCTGAAACAGGCTCAGATTGGGTTGTTTTTGCAGTGTTTGCCGAATGGCCTGGCGATAGAGGACGCGATCGGCCTGCGCACGGGTAGCGCGCACGGCCGGCCCTTTGGAGGCATTAAGCGTACGAAATTGAATGCCTGCCTCATCGGCGGCCAGCGCCATGGCACCGTCTAAGGCATCTATTTCTCTGACCAGATGGCCTTTACCGATGCCGCCAATGGCCGGGTTACAGGACATTTGGCCCAGCAAATCCATATTGTGGGTTAACAGCAGGGTTTGTGCGCCCAGTCGGGCTGCCGCCAGAGCCGCTTCCGTTCCGGCATGGCCGCCCCCGATCACGATGACGTCGTAGTGTTTGTCAAGATTCATAATGGCCAGAAAATTGTGCAACAAATTGTGGAATTATACACTTTTTTAGCAGCGCGCCCAATTTTCTTTGCAAGTCATTTGGATAGCAGCCATTAGACCACCAATCAGCATAACACTCCAACTTATTTCCTGATGGTGTTGGGCATTGCCATTAAGTTAAGGAATTGTGTCATTCCCGCGAAGGCGGGAAACCATCTTTATTGTGGCACTGTGCTCCATTTGTAAATGGATCCCCGCCTCCGTGGGGACGACAATTGATAAACAATGGTGCTTAACTTAATGGCAGTGATGGCGTTGGGTTCTCCATAGGCAACCAAACCTTGTGTCTGGGTTGCCCGGAAAAATTGCTTATAAATTGCTCATATTTCGCTTTGTTTTAGTAAAGGCACAATTTCATCTTGCTCTTCGAGGCGCGGTATAAGGCTGTCCACGTCGGTCGGCTCCGTTTGCTCACTGTGGTCTTTGAAGAAACCAGACCTTTTTCTTCCGAGAAATCCCGCAGTAGCCCCATCCGGATTGGCCTTGAACTGCTTGAAATCCTCCTCATCCTCTTTCATCTTGTATTTTTCCGCTTCCTTCGGTGTGAAACGATTAAGAATGATGCTGGATAACACCGCCAGGGCAAAACCGGCGCCTATGACCGCAAGACCGATACCAAGCGGCATGAACACCAGCGATGCGAAAACCACCGCGGGAATCATGGCGTCTATGAACACGGATCGTACCAGTTTGGCCGCTTGGAATCGCGCCATTTGCTTATGATAGCCGGCCTCCGCTTCCAGATCCTTGAGCATGATGAATTGTTGTTTTAATAAATTCTTGAGCTCCGGTCGTTTTGCATCGTCTTTTTCCAATTTACCAAGTTCATCCTGGGTATCTTTAAACGCTTGCAATAACTCTTTGTATTCCCGTTTTATCTCAGCCGTGGTTGCCCTGGTTTTAGCTATCTCCAGGCCGCCTGTGGCGGCGGCGTATGCGACTGTGAGCGCAAAACTTAAGGCCGCGCCGGCCACACCCAGAATCAGCAGGATGCCGGGCGCCACCATAGCCGGAGGAAAAAAGAAGGTACACATCAGGCTGAAGGCGAGAACCAGCCCCACAGCATAGCTTAAATCGAGTATCAAGCCGGCTTTCTTGTATTTCCAGTCGAATGCCGTTTTTCGTTCAATGCGTGCAATCTCTGTTACTTGTTCCTGCAAGTTATCGATTTCCCGTTGGTTTTTGCTGATTCTTAATTGAAGATCCAGGATTGCCAGGGTATTGCCTATCGAATCTTCTTGTAAACTCTCGATACTTGATTGCAATTCATTAATGGTGAAATTTCTTTCCCTGATCTGTGCTTCCAGTTCCTCTCTCTTGGTTTTCAACTCCAGCATGCGTTTGTTATGTTTGGTGCTCTCCTCATAAAACCTCCATACGGTTAACGACACATCCATTAATAACAAGCCCACGGTGACAATATTGCCGGCATAACCCAGCGTACCGGCACCTGTTAGCCAGAAGAAGGTAACCAGATTGGCCGTCGCCCAGATGGAATCATTGAGTAACTGGAATTTTCTCTGATTCCACTGGGTTTTAAAACGTTCCCAGGTCGGAATATCCCGCTCATGGAGATGAATATGCCCATTTTGGGATATCGCACCCAGGAGCGCGCGTTTGTGCTGTTTCAGCCATTGCTCGTTTAACTCTTCCGGGGCATCAAACTCTTCGAGTTTTACCCCTTTCAGTTCTTTTCCCTGCGGTGTGAGAACCGAGTAAGCGATTTTTCCATCGATGACCTGAAAATACAGGTGATTTTCTTCCGGAAGCTTGTCACTGGCGATGTCTTCCGGCGACAGGATGCTGAATTTGTGCTCCGTTGCATCCATCCATGGGCCTTTGATAGTGTGCTTTAACAGCAACCCCAATTCCAGACCGAAGCGGGCGTAATACAGCAACCAGCTTATGTATCCCATGGCCGGCCCGGGGACCGCCAACGCTTTTTGAGCTTGCTGATTATTGAAAAAATCAGTGGGCAGCAGAGCCAGTATGGAGGACAGCATGCCGCCGCCCCATACCCAGTACAATCGGCGTCCGTTGAGTTCACCCATCCATCCCTTGATAACTTTCGTTTTGCCGCCGGAAAGTTCCTGCATTTTGTCAGCCAGCCATTGGCCTGTTCTCATGGCGAGGATCTTGAAATAATTTTCCCGACCGTGAAATTCGGCTTCATGCGCACTTTCCGGCGAGGCGACTTCACGCCCATCCAGTATGTCCAGGTAGGCTTGGCAAAGCATCATCTGCTTGCGCAGGTCGTCCAAACCGTACGGGCGGTTACTGCCTGTTTTATGCAGGTATTCGTCATACAACAGAGCCCAGGTTTTGACTAATTTATCCCTTGTTTCTTTTTTCCTTTTCGGATCCTGACGTTGTAATGTTAATATTTGCGGGTTTAATGACGCCAAATCGGCTTGAAATTTTTTTAATGTATTTTCCCGGGTACCTTCGTATTTGGAAAGCTTGGTGATAGAGCGTGGTGATTTCTCTTCGGGAGTGAGGATTTTGCGAGCATAGTCCGCACCTTTCAATCCGAAAAGATCCAGGGGATTCTCTGCTACTGTTTCACTCATAATATCACCTTAAAAGTAAACCGAAGGGGTGACGTGGATTGCACATTAACCAGAGCAATCTGTTCTATTTTATAACATAGTAGATATTTACGAGACAAGTAAAATAGTAAAAAATTTACAGTTTTGATAAGTAATTTACTGAATTTGGCCTGAAAAATGCTTGTTTTGTTGCAAAACCCTGATCACAAGGGTTTTTTCAGGTTATGGTGGCAGGGGTCTTTCGCTGATAAATATCGTCAAAACGTTCGATATCGTCTTCACCGAGGTAGGAACCGCTTTGCACTTCGATGACAAACAGCGGTTCCGTGCCGGGATTGGACAAGCGGTGACGTGTTTGCTGGGGAATGTAGGTGGATTGATTGACGGTCAGGCGCATCGTTTGGTCGTCATTGATAATTTCGGCCTCGCCGCCGACAACCACCCAATGCTCGGCCCGGTGTTGATGTCTTTGCAAGGAGAGCTTCGCTCCCGGTTTAACCATCAATCGTTTGACCTTAAAGGAAGGGCCTTCAGCCAGAATTTCATAATAACCCCACGGACGCGCCACTTGCCGGTGGTCGTCGATGAGTGCCTGATGCTCAACCCCCAGGGTGTCAACGAGTTCCTTAACCTGCTGGGAATAACGCTTATCGGCCACTAGAACGGCATCACCGGTTGCCACGATGATCTGATCCTCGATCCCCAGGGTAGTGACCAGGGCATTGGTGGAGGTGATCAGGCAA contains these protein-coding regions:
- a CDS encoding coiled-coil domain-containing protein codes for the protein MSETVAENPLDLFGLKGADYARKILTPEEKSPRSITKLSKYEGTRENTLKKFQADLASLNPQILTLQRQDPKRKKETRDKLVKTWALLYDEYLHKTGSNRPYGLDDLRKQMMLCQAYLDILDGREVASPESAHEAEFHGRENYFKILAMRTGQWLADKMQELSGGKTKVIKGWMGELNGRRLYWVWGGGMLSSILALLPTDFFNNQQAQKALAVPGPAMGYISWLLYYARFGLELGLLLKHTIKGPWMDATEHKFSILSPEDIASDKLPEENHLYFQVIDGKIAYSVLTPQGKELKGVKLEEFDAPEELNEQWLKQHKRALLGAISQNGHIHLHERDIPTWERFKTQWNQRKFQLLNDSIWATANLVTFFWLTGAGTLGYAGNIVTVGLLLMDVSLTVWRFYEESTKHNKRMLELKTKREELEAQIRERNFTINELQSSIESLQEDSIGNTLAILDLQLRISKNQREIDNLQEQVTEIARIERKTAFDWKYKKAGLILDLSYAVGLVLAFSLMCTFFFPPAMVAPGILLILGVAGAALSFALTVAYAAATGGLEIAKTRATTAEIKREYKELLQAFKDTQDELGKLEKDDAKRPELKNLLKQQFIMLKDLEAEAGYHKQMARFQAAKLVRSVFIDAMIPAVVFASLVFMPLGIGLAVIGAGFALAVLSSIILNRFTPKEAEKYKMKEDEEDFKQFKANPDGATAGFLGRKRSGFFKDHSEQTEPTDVDSLIPRLEEQDEIVPLLKQSEI